In a single window of the Eurosta solidaginis isolate ZX-2024a unplaced genomic scaffold, ASM4086904v1 ctg00001279.1, whole genome shotgun sequence genome:
- the LOC137236050 gene encoding small integral membrane protein 20, producing MIGVKIYIPSMVFLRGWRYVAFISCIVGGIGVAFYPIVVEPMLNVEKYKELQKQTRAGISQEEIQPGNMKVWSDPFGRK from the coding sequence ATGATCGGGGTTAAGATTTACATACCAAGTATGGTTTTTCTGCGTGGATGGCGATATGTAGCTTTTATCTCCTGTATAGTTGGAGGTATTGGTGTCGCGTTTTACCCTATTGTCGTTGAACCTATGTTGAATGTTGAAAAGTACAAGGAGCTTCAGAAACAAACTCGAGCGGGGATAAGCCAGGAGGAAATTCAACCAGGAAATATGAAAGTTTGGTCCGATCCGTTTGGCCGCAAATAA